A single window of Flavobacterium aestivum DNA harbors:
- a CDS encoding glycosyltransferase family 2 protein translates to MSPILSIIIPCFNSEATLEATLESVVSQNFQEWEALIINDGSRDKTEEIALKWVTKDSRFKYYSKENEGLGKTRNYGIERAKGIYILPLDSDNLVERDFGEKALKVFKNNLNVGVVHGYAEYFGGREGLWKIDDFNLQKMLAHNYIDACAIFKKDLWRKVGGYDENMPHQGHEDWEFWVSLSSIDTVFFNLHEITFKYFVSNKSMIHSFTDSMVFLNQDYIVKKHSKLFHNEYAKVVALREIETKERSRKLKSKKFVIDLFCKTFLGLTVFKNKFE, encoded by the coding sequence ATGAGCCCAATTTTATCCATAATCATTCCCTGTTTCAATTCGGAGGCTACTTTAGAAGCGACCTTAGAATCGGTAGTTAGTCAAAATTTTCAAGAATGGGAAGCTTTGATTATAAATGATGGTTCTAGAGATAAAACAGAGGAAATAGCTTTAAAATGGGTTACAAAAGATAGCAGATTTAAATATTATTCAAAAGAAAACGAAGGCTTAGGTAAAACTCGAAATTATGGTATAGAAAGAGCAAAAGGGATTTATATATTACCTTTGGATTCAGATAATCTTGTAGAAAGAGATTTTGGAGAAAAGGCATTGAAAGTTTTTAAAAATAATTTAAATGTTGGAGTTGTGCATGGTTATGCCGAATATTTTGGAGGAAGAGAGGGATTGTGGAAAATCGACGATTTTAATCTACAAAAAATGTTAGCGCATAATTATATCGATGCATGTGCCATTTTTAAAAAAGATTTGTGGAGAAAAGTAGGTGGTTATGATGAAAATATGCCGCATCAAGGTCATGAAGACTGGGAATTTTGGGTGTCTTTAAGTAGTATAGATACTGTTTTTTTTAATTTACATGAGATTACTTTTAAATATTTTGTTTCAAATAAATCCATGATTCATTCATTTACTGATAGCATGGTCTTTTTGAACCAAGACTATATTGTAAAAAAACATAGTAAATTGTTTCATAATGAATACGCAAAAGTTGTTGCATTAAGAGAAATAGAGACAAAGGAAAGATCAAGAAAATTAAAAAGTAAAAAGTTTGTAATTGATTTGTTTTGCAAAACTTTTTTAGGGCTTACAGTTTTTAAAAATAAGTTTGAATAA
- a CDS encoding class I SAM-dependent methyltransferase, with protein MKREENLIRLDSVEKNDISNSDYLVYLFFHKELKTAIQKYAKGKLLDIGCGNKPYEIWLKGKISEYIGCDIVQSSSNKVDILCEAINIPLESDSFETIISTQAIEHIEDHQEMVNEAYRLLKSDGYFILSGPFYWHLHEEPYDFFRFTKHGFRYILEKAGFEIIEITPNGGAWATLGQMINHTLGFKNSNANTIAKGIKYLFRKLRLYVLVNRIFSYLDQKDFNTINTINYVVVARKK; from the coding sequence ATGAAGAGAGAAGAAAATCTTATTCGATTAGATAGTGTTGAAAAAAATGATATTTCAAATAGTGATTATTTAGTATACTTATTTTTTCACAAAGAATTAAAGACGGCGATTCAAAAATATGCTAAAGGTAAATTATTGGATATTGGTTGTGGTAATAAACCTTATGAAATCTGGCTTAAAGGAAAAATTTCAGAATATATAGGTTGTGATATTGTACAATCTAGTTCAAATAAAGTGGATATTTTATGCGAGGCCATTAATATTCCTCTCGAAAGCGATAGTTTCGAAACAATTATTTCTACACAAGCGATAGAACATATAGAAGATCATCAAGAAATGGTGAATGAAGCCTATCGTCTGTTGAAATCAGATGGGTATTTTATACTTTCGGGACCTTTCTATTGGCATTTACACGAAGAACCGTATGATTTTTTTAGATTTACAAAACACGGTTTTAGATATATTTTAGAGAAAGCTGGGTTTGAAATAATTGAAATTACCCCAAATGGTGGTGCATGGGCAACCTTAGGGCAAATGATTAATCATACTTTAGGGTTTAAAAATTCTAATGCAAATACAATTGCTAAAGGGATCAAATATTTATTCCGTAAATTGAGATTATATGTTTTAGTAAATAGGATTTTTAGTTATTTAGACCAAAAAGATTTTAATACAATAAACACAATAAATTATGTTGTTGTTGCAAGAAAGAAATAA
- a CDS encoding class I SAM-dependent methyltransferase has translation MTPENYNDNFHAVHFQNSISSAVEIIPLFLSYFRPKTVLDVGCGLGSWLKIFEENQCEVFGIDGDYVDTKDLVIQSQKFKSYDLNLKYDLHKKYDLVTSLEVAEHILPENAEKFIESMCLHGDIILFSAAIPGQEGTLHYNEQYNDYWIDIFAKNGYECVDFLRHKIWNNNKISWWYRQNILIFIKETEINNSLYELIAKEKSQYQNTYVHPSLFEYKCAKADKFEKKADKFEKLVNSPPKLLKYYLKRIKSKLR, from the coding sequence ATGACACCAGAAAACTATAATGATAATTTTCATGCAGTACACTTTCAGAACTCAATATCTTCGGCCGTTGAGATTATACCTCTTTTTTTGTCCTATTTTAGACCTAAAACGGTTTTGGATGTAGGTTGTGGACTAGGATCTTGGTTGAAAATATTTGAAGAAAATCAATGTGAAGTTTTTGGTATTGATGGAGATTATGTTGATACTAAAGATTTGGTTATCCAAAGTCAAAAATTTAAATCTTATGATTTAAATTTAAAATATGATTTGCATAAGAAATATGATTTGGTAACTTCTTTAGAAGTAGCTGAGCATATTTTGCCTGAAAATGCAGAAAAATTTATAGAATCAATGTGCTTACATGGTGATATTATATTGTTTTCGGCAGCAATTCCAGGCCAAGAAGGGACTTTACATTATAACGAACAATATAATGACTATTGGATTGATATTTTTGCTAAAAATGGTTATGAATGTGTTGATTTTTTAAGACATAAAATTTGGAATAATAACAAAATCAGTTGGTGGTACAGGCAAAATATTTTGATTTTTATCAAAGAAACAGAAATAAATAATTCACTTTATGAATTAATAGCAAAAGAAAAAAGTCAATATCAAAACACATACGTACACCCTTCATTATTTGAATACAAATGTGCGAAAGCTGATAAATTTGAAAAAAAAGCTGATAAATTTGAAAAACTAGTAAACAGCCCCCCTAAATTATTAAAGTATTATTTAAAACGAATAAAATCTAAGCTAAGATGA
- a CDS encoding TylF/MycF/NovP-related O-methyltransferase, translating into MKKVYRALKKVLKKNRAKDIYIKYKEFSMIPLGIYTDNLLLCDSINLIDGCVVECGVWRGGMIAGIFDYIGKKRKCILFDSFEGLPDVKENDGEAAKIWQETNDGVGLDNCKAEMLFAEKAMKLANSENHIIVKGWFDNTIPNTKISEPIAILRLDGDWYDSTMVCLENLYPLVAEGGIIIIDDYYAWDGCSRAVHDYLSKNNLPLRISQTVNGVCYIINTKQGRKL; encoded by the coding sequence ATGAAGAAAGTTTATAGAGCTTTAAAAAAGGTTTTAAAAAAAAATAGAGCTAAAGATATATATATAAAATATAAAGAATTCAGCATGATTCCGTTGGGAATCTATACTGATAATCTATTATTATGTGATAGTATTAATTTAATTGATGGTTGTGTTGTTGAATGTGGTGTTTGGCGAGGTGGTATGATTGCAGGTATTTTTGATTATATAGGAAAAAAAAGAAAATGTATTTTATTTGATAGTTTTGAAGGATTACCTGATGTAAAAGAAAATGATGGCGAAGCTGCAAAAATATGGCAAGAAACAAACGATGGTGTTGGTTTGGACAATTGTAAAGCAGAAATGTTATTTGCAGAAAAAGCAATGAAATTGGCTAATTCAGAAAACCATATTATTGTTAAAGGGTGGTTTGACAATACAATACCAAATACTAAGATATCAGAACCAATTGCTATTTTACGCCTAGACGGGGATTGGTATGATTCAACTATGGTTTGTTTAGAAAATTTATATCCATTGGTTGCAGAAGGTGGTATAATTATAATAGATGATTACTATGCTTGGGATGGATGCTCACGAGCAGTACATGATTATTTATCAAAAAATAATTTGCCTTTAAGAATTTCTCAAACAGTAAATGGGGTTTGTTATATAATAAATACAAAGCAAGGTAGAAAACTCTAA
- a CDS encoding ABC transporter ATP-binding protein, protein MSKEIILKAENISKQYRLGQVGTGTLSHDLNRWWHQIRGKEDPYLKIGETNDRSTKGSSEYVWALKDINFEVARGEVLGIIGKNGAGKSTLLKILSKVTAPTTGSIKSRGRIASLLEVGTGFNPELTGRENIFLNGAILGMTKNEITSKLDEIIEFSGCERYIDTPVKRYSSGMTVRLAFAVAAFLEPEILVIDEVLAVGDAEFQKKAIGKMQDISRGGGRTVLFVSHDLSAISTLTKKTIVLSNGKIVAYEETDKAIAIYSSLQISENLFVQKPLLNVPSITKVEILTSEGGTLQANGKSFKVNFEIEMPNEDYENLSLSFQIIDNLNKAILFAYVFDNNTPICRKNGINKIGYEFDNLRLYKGSYYLKIHLANSKTREKFQEFDCCSFEVEMINQKEPEWGWQNNVCQYIDEGKWSFFE, encoded by the coding sequence ATGAGTAAAGAAATTATATTAAAAGCTGAAAACATTTCTAAGCAATACCGTCTTGGACAAGTAGGTACGGGGACTTTGAGTCATGACTTGAACCGTTGGTGGCATCAAATTCGAGGGAAGGAAGACCCATATTTGAAAATTGGTGAGACCAATGACCGTAGTACTAAGGGATCAAGTGAATATGTTTGGGCTTTGAAAGACATTAATTTTGAAGTTGCACGTGGTGAAGTTCTAGGGATCATTGGTAAAAATGGTGCAGGAAAATCGACTCTATTGAAGATATTATCTAAGGTTACGGCACCCACTACAGGAAGTATAAAATCCCGTGGACGTATTGCCTCTTTGCTTGAAGTAGGCACAGGATTTAATCCTGAATTAACTGGACGAGAGAATATTTTCCTGAATGGAGCAATTCTCGGAATGACCAAAAATGAGATTACTTCCAAGTTAGACGAGATTATTGAATTTTCAGGTTGTGAACGCTACATTGATACTCCAGTAAAAAGATACAGTAGCGGAATGACTGTTCGTCTTGCTTTTGCTGTAGCAGCTTTTTTAGAACCCGAAATTTTGGTAATCGATGAGGTTTTGGCCGTTGGGGATGCTGAGTTTCAAAAGAAAGCAATAGGTAAAATGCAGGATATTTCAAGAGGAGGAGGTCGTACTGTTTTGTTTGTTAGTCATGATTTAAGTGCAATAAGTACTCTTACTAAGAAGACAATTGTACTTTCGAATGGTAAAATTGTTGCTTATGAAGAAACTGATAAGGCAATTGCAATTTATTCGTCTTTACAAATTTCTGAAAATCTTTTTGTTCAAAAGCCATTGTTGAATGTACCGTCGATAACAAAAGTAGAAATTTTAACATCAGAAGGTGGAACATTACAAGCAAACGGTAAATCATTTAAGGTCAATTTTGAAATCGAAATGCCAAATGAGGATTATGAAAATTTATCGCTTTCTTTTCAAATAATAGACAACCTAAATAAAGCAATTTTATTTGCTTATGTTTTTGATAATAATACACCAATTTGCAGAAAAAATGGGATTAATAAAATTGGTTATGAGTTTGATAATCTACGTCTTTATAAAGGAAGTTATTATTTAAAGATTCATTTAGCAAACTCCAAAACAAGAGAAAAATTTCAAGAATTTGATTGTTGTAGTTTTGAAGTGGAAATGATAAACCAAAAAGAACCAGAATGGGGTTGGCAAAATAATGTTTGTCAGTATATTGATGAAGGGAAATGGTCATTTTTTGAATAA
- a CDS encoding ABC transporter permease, with protein MNTTHKPWLFEITPKNNFFSLNLKEVWQYRDLLFLFVKRDIVTVYKQTVLGPLWYLIQPLFTSIIFTIIFNNVAGIDTGTIPPFLFNLAGITVWNYFTACLNGTSDTFRSNANIFGKVYFPRVIVPISIVISNLLKFGIQCGIFIVLYLFYYFKGVTIGLNPSIVFFPLLILLMGVLGLGFGMLISSLVTKYRDFNYLIGFGVQLLMYLSAVMYPMVLIKEKLPSYGWLVEYNPLAYLIETTRYMLLDVGHISFLGLGYTFLVTLVVFFVGLLIFNKTEKRFIDTV; from the coding sequence ATGAATACTACGCACAAGCCTTGGTTGTTTGAAATAACACCCAAAAATAATTTTTTTTCACTTAACCTAAAAGAAGTTTGGCAATACCGTGATTTGCTATTTCTTTTTGTGAAAAGAGATATTGTTACGGTTTATAAACAAACTGTATTAGGACCATTATGGTATTTGATTCAACCTCTATTTACCTCTATTATATTTACCATTATTTTTAATAATGTGGCTGGAATTGATACAGGTACTATACCTCCATTCTTATTTAATCTCGCAGGCATAACAGTTTGGAATTATTTTACAGCCTGTCTTAATGGGACTTCAGATACGTTCAGAAGTAATGCAAATATTTTTGGGAAGGTATATTTTCCAAGAGTTATAGTGCCCATTTCAATAGTAATCTCTAATTTATTGAAGTTTGGGATTCAATGTGGGATATTTATTGTTTTATATCTTTTTTATTATTTTAAAGGTGTAACTATTGGTTTGAATCCTTCAATTGTATTTTTCCCTTTGCTCATTTTGTTGATGGGTGTTTTAGGACTTGGATTTGGGATGTTAATCTCTTCATTAGTTACAAAATATAGAGATTTTAATTATTTGATAGGTTTTGGTGTGCAGTTGCTGATGTATCTCTCGGCTGTTATGTATCCGATGGTTTTAATTAAGGAGAAGCTTCCTTCTTATGGTTGGTTAGTTGAGTATAATCCGCTAGCTTACTTGATAGAAACCACACGTTATATGTTACTTGATGTCGGACATATTTCATTTTTAGGATTAGGCTACACCTTTTTGGTTACACTAGTTGTATTTTTTGTTGGTTTACTAATTTTTAATAAAACTGAAAAAAGGTTTATAGATACTGTTTAA
- a CDS encoding polysaccharide biosynthesis protein — translation MNNDSFISGFFSRANLKLSIHNLSYLPRWIIVMIDFSVLIVSFFFTLLIFRGTGLKYIITTHDVLFVCSFFGVNVFFFWLFRTYSGIIRHSSYIDAVKLLFSQMSVLVVFLFFNFSYELLYDERAFLTTALFINVVLSFCGLFLYRVVVKQTFELYFSEKSPTKLIRAIIYGTDANAISVANALKFETPTRFKIVGFVDRNNQNASKRMLDLPILVQKKKLPSLMRSVGAEAVIIADKSLGKEEQLIIVDQCLEFNYKVFTVPLISDWENQKEISQKVKNIQIEDLLERKPIVLDNKSISKQLKDKTVMISGAAGSIGSEIVRQVLSFNPKKVIILDQAETPLHHLSLELQKNHYTSKIHNVIADVRNYEAMSKVFKSYKPQVVFHAAAYKHVPLMEENPSQAILTNIEGTKNLADLACEHSVIKFVMVSTDKAVNPSNVMGASKRIAEKYVQSLQIKNSKKSNEKTTKFITTRFGNVLGSNGSVVPLFTKQIANGGPVTITHPDIIRYFMTIPEACQLVLEAGAMGNGGEIYIFDMGKPVKIIDLAKKMIKLAGFIPDKDIKIEIVGLRPGEKLYEELLNDTSKTIPTYHEKIMIAEEIQDEFENLHSEINELIGIANFFNNDDIVAKMKTIVPEFISMNSTFEVLDK, via the coding sequence ATGAATAACGACTCTTTTATTTCTGGATTTTTTTCAAGAGCCAATTTGAAATTAAGCATTCATAATTTAAGCTATCTTCCGAGATGGATTATTGTTATGATTGATTTTTCAGTTTTAATAGTTTCCTTTTTTTTTACGCTTCTTATTTTTAGAGGTACTGGTTTAAAATACATCATTACAACACATGATGTATTATTTGTGTGTTCATTTTTTGGCGTTAATGTTTTCTTTTTTTGGTTGTTTAGAACTTATTCTGGAATTATACGGCATTCTTCTTATATAGATGCTGTTAAGCTTTTGTTTTCTCAGATGTCAGTTTTGGTCGTTTTTCTCTTTTTTAATTTTTCATACGAGTTATTGTATGATGAGAGAGCTTTTTTGACCACTGCGCTTTTTATAAATGTTGTACTTTCTTTTTGTGGGTTGTTTTTGTATCGCGTAGTAGTAAAGCAAACATTTGAACTTTATTTTTCGGAAAAAAGCCCAACTAAATTAATCCGAGCTATCATTTATGGAACCGATGCGAATGCCATATCAGTAGCTAATGCTTTAAAATTTGAAACACCAACTCGTTTTAAAATTGTAGGATTCGTAGATAGGAACAATCAAAATGCATCTAAGCGAATGTTGGATTTACCAATACTAGTCCAAAAGAAAAAGTTGCCATCTTTAATGCGTTCTGTTGGTGCTGAGGCTGTTATTATAGCCGATAAAAGTTTAGGAAAAGAAGAGCAATTGATCATTGTAGATCAATGTTTAGAGTTTAATTATAAAGTTTTTACTGTTCCTTTGATTTCTGATTGGGAAAATCAAAAGGAAATTTCCCAAAAGGTAAAGAACATTCAAATTGAAGATTTATTGGAAAGAAAACCAATTGTTTTAGATAATAAATCGATTTCTAAGCAATTAAAAGATAAAACAGTTATGATATCTGGTGCTGCAGGATCTATAGGGAGTGAGATTGTAAGACAGGTATTGAGTTTTAATCCCAAAAAAGTGATCATTTTGGATCAGGCTGAGACACCTTTACATCATTTGAGTCTTGAATTACAAAAAAATCACTATACGTCAAAAATTCATAATGTGATTGCCGATGTTAGGAATTATGAAGCTATGTCTAAAGTGTTTAAATCATACAAACCACAGGTTGTTTTTCATGCTGCAGCTTATAAACATGTCCCTTTGATGGAAGAAAATCCATCTCAGGCCATTTTGACTAATATTGAAGGAACTAAAAATTTAGCCGATTTAGCCTGTGAACACAGTGTAATTAAATTTGTGATGGTATCTACTGACAAAGCTGTAAATCCGAGTAATGTTATGGGGGCCAGTAAAAGAATTGCTGAAAAATATGTGCAATCCTTGCAAATTAAGAACTCAAAAAAGAGCAATGAAAAAACTACAAAATTCATAACTACTCGTTTTGGAAATGTTTTGGGATCTAATGGATCTGTAGTGCCTTTGTTTACCAAACAAATTGCTAATGGGGGCCCTGTTACTATTACACATCCAGATATTATACGCTATTTCATGACGATACCAGAGGCATGTCAGTTAGTGCTTGAAGCTGGCGCTATGGGTAATGGAGGCGAGATTTATATTTTTGATATGGGTAAACCAGTTAAGATTATTGATTTGGCTAAAAAAATGATCAAGTTGGCAGGTTTCATTCCAGATAAAGATATTAAGATTGAAATAGTTGGATTACGTCCAGGAGAAAAATTATATGAAGAGTTACTTAATGATACTTCAAAAACGATTCCAACGTATCATGAAAAGATAATGATTGCTGAAGAAATTCAAGATGAATTTGAAAATTTACATAGTGAAATAAATGAATTGATAGGAATTGCAAATTTCTTTAACAATGATGATATTGTTGCAAAAATGAAAACAATCGTCCCAGAGTTTATAAGTATGAATTCAACTTTTGAAGTTTTGGATAAATAA
- a CDS encoding sugar transferase codes for MRLTLKRFFDILFSVLALFSLSWILLISWIIAVIDTRTNGVFNQERIGLYGKCFKIHKFRTIQKIHDSGEFQISRMGRILRNFKLDELPQLFNVLKGEMSIVGPRPDISGYYDLLEGENRKILELKPGLTSLASLKYFNEDKLLENQISPLLYNDQVLFPDKVKMNLEYYYHQSFFGDLKIIIKTIVFLFFKSQFRKH; via the coding sequence TTGAGATTAACTTTAAAGCGATTTTTTGATATTTTATTTTCTGTGCTAGCACTCTTTTCTCTTTCTTGGATATTATTGATTTCTTGGATTATAGCTGTTATTGATACACGTACCAACGGAGTTTTTAATCAAGAACGTATTGGATTATATGGCAAATGTTTCAAAATTCATAAATTTCGAACTATTCAAAAGATTCATGATTCAGGCGAATTTCAAATATCAAGAATGGGAAGGATACTTAGGAACTTTAAATTAGATGAATTGCCTCAGCTGTTTAATGTTTTAAAAGGGGAGATGAGTATTGTAGGTCCAAGACCCGATATTTCTGGATATTATGACTTATTGGAAGGAGAAAATCGAAAAATTTTAGAGTTAAAACCGGGTTTAACCAGTTTAGCTTCCTTAAAATATTTCAATGAAGACAAGCTGCTAGAAAATCAAATTTCGCCTTTATTATATAATGATCAAGTGCTTTTTCCTGATAAAGTAAAAATGAATTTAGAATATTATTACCACCAAAGTTTCTTCGGAGATTTAAAAATTATTATCAAGACTATTGTTTTTTTGTTTTTTAAAAGCCAATTTAGAAAGCATTAA
- a CDS encoding UDP-GlcNAc--UDP-phosphate GlcNAc-1-phosphate transferase translates to MNIYFRKQLVLYMIYIILLLLFIGIELIYFKIADHYNIIDKPNSRSSHSSITLRGGGIIFPIAILIAAFLGYVSWVVVLAVVLVAVVSFIDDIKPLSQLPRFASHAIAICLVFYDLNLFNQAIWILPIIFILLIGWVNVFNFMDGINGITVLYAFVTVVSFSFLSINKDCLTLLITMGLSCCVFGIFNVRKKAKTFAGDVGSISMALFLGYFMIKTILLSGQIGYLLFLSVYGIDGIITIFTRIKKKENIFEPHRSHLYQYLANELGYSHILVSFIYAGVQIVINVGIIYLDSKGDLSLPIVISFLVIEILTYLWIRKKVVQKVSLVNA, encoded by the coding sequence ATGAATATCTATTTTAGAAAACAGTTAGTACTTTATATGATTTACATTATATTACTCCTTTTATTTATAGGTATTGAATTGATTTATTTCAAAATTGCCGATCATTACAATATTATAGATAAACCCAATAGTCGTTCTTCTCATTCATCTATTACTCTGCGAGGAGGAGGGATTATTTTTCCTATCGCAATTTTAATTGCTGCTTTTTTAGGATATGTTTCTTGGGTAGTCGTTTTAGCTGTGGTTTTGGTGGCAGTTGTAAGTTTTATAGATGATATAAAACCTTTGTCTCAGTTGCCTCGATTTGCTTCTCATGCAATAGCGATTTGTTTGGTTTTTTATGATTTAAATTTGTTTAATCAAGCTATTTGGATTTTACCTATTATTTTCATTTTGCTTATAGGCTGGGTAAATGTCTTTAATTTTATGGACGGAATTAATGGAATAACAGTATTGTATGCGTTTGTTACTGTAGTTAGTTTCTCTTTTTTATCTATAAACAAAGATTGTCTTACTCTATTAATCACTATGGGATTGTCATGTTGTGTCTTTGGAATTTTTAATGTTAGAAAAAAAGCTAAAACATTTGCAGGTGATGTTGGGAGTATTAGTATGGCACTGTTTTTGGGATATTTTATGATCAAAACTATTTTGCTATCAGGGCAAATTGGTTATTTACTTTTTTTATCGGTTTATGGAATTGATGGTATAATTACTATTTTTACCCGTATCAAAAAGAAGGAAAATATTTTTGAACCTCATCGATCACATCTGTACCAATATTTAGCAAATGAATTAGGATATTCACATATTTTGGTATCGTTTATTTATGCAGGTGTTCAGATTGTAATAAATGTAGGTATCATTTATTTGGATAGCAAAGGGGATTTGTCACTTCCTATTGTTATTTCTTTTTTGGTGATTGAAATATTAACTTATTTGTGGATTAGAAAAAAAGTTGTTCAAAAAGTAAGTCTAGTAAATGCTTAA
- the rfbA gene encoding glucose-1-phosphate thymidylyltransferase RfbA encodes MKGIILAGGSGTRLHPLTLAMSKQMMPVYDKPMIYYPLSTLMMAGINEILIISTPHDLPNFKKLLGDGSTIGCQFSYEEQAIPNGLAQAFVIGEEFIGSDSVALVLGDNIFFGANMHELLQSNTEPVGGVVFAYHVSDPERYGVVEFDKNLKALSIEEKPLEPKSNYAVPGLYFYDNSVVEIAKNIKPSARGEYEITDVNKVYLEKGALKVGILSRGTAWLDTGTFNSLMQAGQFVQVLEERQGLKVGCIEEIAWRQGFINEHQLRDLAEPLKKSGYGEYLLGLLKNKL; translated from the coding sequence ATGAAAGGAATTATACTTGCCGGAGGATCCGGTACTCGATTGCATCCTTTAACGCTTGCTATGAGTAAGCAAATGATGCCTGTTTATGACAAACCAATGATTTATTATCCATTGTCGACTTTGATGATGGCGGGAATCAATGAAATATTAATTATTTCGACTCCCCACGATTTGCCTAATTTTAAAAAATTATTAGGGGATGGGTCGACAATTGGATGCCAATTCAGTTATGAAGAGCAGGCAATTCCAAATGGTTTGGCACAGGCTTTTGTGATCGGAGAAGAATTTATCGGTTCGGATTCTGTTGCTTTAGTTTTGGGAGACAATATTTTCTTTGGCGCTAATATGCATGAACTTTTGCAGTCAAATACGGAACCAGTGGGAGGAGTTGTTTTTGCCTATCATGTTTCGGATCCAGAAAGATATGGTGTAGTAGAGTTTGATAAAAACCTAAAAGCACTTTCTATAGAAGAAAAGCCATTGGAGCCTAAATCCAATTATGCGGTTCCTGGATTGTATTTTTATGATAATTCGGTTGTAGAAATTGCAAAGAATATCAAACCAAGTGCAAGAGGCGAATATGAAATTACCGATGTAAATAAAGTGTACTTAGAAAAAGGCGCTCTAAAAGTTGGTATTTTGAGCCGAGGTACGGCTTGGCTGGATACTGGAACTTTTAATAGTTTAATGCAAGCTGGTCAATTTGTTCAGGTTTTGGAAGAACGTCAAGGGTTAAAAGTAGGTTGTATTGAAGAAATTGCTTGGAGGCAAGGTTTTATAAACGAACACCAATTAAGAGATTTGGCAGAACCGTTGAAGAAATCTGGGTATGGGGAATATCTTTTGGGACTTTTGAAAAACAAACTCTAG
- the rfbD gene encoding dTDP-4-dehydrorhamnose reductase codes for MKKILVTGANGQLGSELNVLSQNYSQFEWIFTDRTELDLCDLEKIASKLSNINPQFIINCAAHTAVDKAESEFELADVLNHQAVAIMAKWSEINGSKLIHISTDYVFDGTVATALDESVPTKPINVYGVTKLAGEKACLEENPTAIIVRTSWVYSSFGANFVKTMSRLMQERDSLNVVNDQIGSPTYAADLAQAIMTIITHDHWQSGIYNFSNEGEISWYEFALMIQEIGGFDCVINGIPSSGYPTPAKRPQYSLLDKTKIKKTFDVVVPDYKESLVRCIELLKRD; via the coding sequence ATGAAAAAAATACTAGTTACTGGTGCCAATGGGCAATTGGGTTCGGAATTGAATGTTTTGTCCCAAAACTATAGTCAATTTGAATGGATTTTTACCGATAGAACTGAATTGGATTTGTGTGACTTAGAAAAAATAGCTTCTAAATTATCCAATATCAATCCACAGTTCATAATTAATTGTGCAGCGCATACAGCCGTAGATAAAGCTGAATCGGAGTTTGAATTAGCTGATGTTTTAAATCATCAAGCCGTTGCTATAATGGCAAAATGGAGTGAAATCAACGGCTCTAAATTGATACATATTTCTACAGATTATGTTTTTGATGGTACTGTGGCTACAGCACTAGATGAATCTGTACCAACAAAACCAATTAATGTCTATGGGGTAACTAAATTGGCTGGTGAAAAAGCCTGTTTGGAAGAAAATCCAACTGCGATTATCGTTAGGACTTCATGGGTATACTCGAGTTTTGGGGCAAATTTTGTAAAAACGATGTCTCGTTTGATGCAAGAAAGGGACTCTTTGAATGTGGTCAACGATCAAATAGGGAGTCCAACCTATGCAGCCGATTTAGCACAAGCCATAATGACAATTATTACACATGACCATTGGCAATCTGGAATTTATAATTTCTCTAACGAAGGAGAAATCAGTTGGTATGAATTTGCTTTGATGATTCAAGAAATAGGTGGCTTTGATTGTGTAATTAATGGGATTCCATCTTCGGGTTATCCTACACCAGCAAAACGTCCACAATACTCTTTATTGGATAAAACCAAGATTAAAAAAACTTTTGATGTTGTTGTTCCAGATTATAAAGAGAGTTTGGTTAGATGCATTGAATTATTGAAGAGAGATTAG